One region of Miscanthus floridulus cultivar M001 chromosome 19, ASM1932011v1, whole genome shotgun sequence genomic DNA includes:
- the LOC136527572 gene encoding uncharacterized protein isoform X3 encodes MAEEMMPADDLVFPGLDGGLLAGDNVVAGDDVTGFIPASQEPAQQRTSLRWTEPMSAFVLKQMCQLITTGVRTDKGFKEVHLNKVAKALQEFCGHEVSGTQVYNHLRKWRQRWVKLSKLRDLSGAQWDEDNCMIVLEEEHYNGHTKDHPNDAPLLNKPIQHYKQMMVIFANGQATGKWAMGSNEPLGTPSDCAESSLKTEILNSGKTVTPEDTKSEGGVGNKRKRSMLAEEDVVLFTGMAEAVKDVADAIRSTKVEDSHPELYGAVMFVPGFTEEALMCAYGHLLDNKALGSAFVKMSDSHRELWLRTYLAKHYYM; translated from the exons ATGGCTGAGGAGATGATGCCTGCTGATGACCTTGTGTTCCCTGGACTGGATGGTGGTCTTTTGGCTGGTGACAATGTGGTTGCTGGGGATGATGTGACTGGTTTCATACCAGCATCACAGGAACCTGCTCAGCAGAGGACCTCTCTGAGGTGGACTGAGCCCATGTCTGCCTTTGTGCTGAAGCAGATGTGCCAGCTCATTACCACTGGAGTGAGGACTGATAAGGGCTTCAAAGAAGTGCACCTGAACAAGGTGGCAAAGGCCCTGCAAGAGTTCTGTGGTCATGAAGTTAGTGGTACCCAGGTGTACAACCACctgaggaagtggaggcagaggTGGGTGAAACTGTCCAAGCTGAGGGACCTTAGTGGAGCTCAGTGGGATGAGGACAACTGCATGATTGTTCTTGAGGAGGAACACTACAATGGTCATACCAAG GACCACCCCAATGATGCTCCACTGCTCAACAAGCCCATACAACACtacaagcagatgatggtcatctttGCCAATGGTCAGGCAACAGGCAAGTGGGCTATGGGCTCCAATGAGCCACTTGGCACACCATCTGACTGTGCTGAGAGCTCACTGAAGACTGAGATCCTGAACAGTGGCAAGACTGTGACTCCTGAGGATACCAAGAGTGAGGGAGGAGTTGGTAACAAGAGGAAGAGATCCATGCTGGCAGAAGAGGATGTTGTTCTGTTCACTGGCATGGCAGAGGCAGTGAAGGATGTTGCTGATGCTATTAGGTCGACCAAGGTTGAGGATTCCCACCCTGAGCTGTATGGTGCTGTTATGTTTGTGCCAGGCTTCACTGAAGAAGCACTGATGTGTGCTTATGGCCATCTGCTGGATAACAAGGCCTTGGGTTCAGCTTTTGTCAAGATGTCTGACTCCCACCGTGAGCTGTGGCTAAGGACCTACTTGGCCAAGCACTACTACATGTGA
- the LOC136527572 gene encoding uncharacterized protein isoform X1 has product MDLEEKRRILFARAAALITAMYALLFARLRMLQSQRPQINYGPMSIRDEERQRNLNLIYNYNDIECVNMLRMRRAPFFSLCNLLREKKLLADNINSCVEEQVAMFLHIVGHNQRFRVVKQNWRRSIETVHRHFKDVLYAIGELRQEMIRPPSNETPVKISNSHRWYPYFKAMAEEMMPADDLVFPGLDGGLLAGDNVVAGDDVTGFIPASQEPAQQRTSLRWTEPMSAFVLKQMCQLITTGVRTDKGFKEVHLNKVAKALQEFCGHEVSGTQVYNHLRKWRQRWVKLSKLRDLSGAQWDEDNCMIVLEEEHYNGHTKDHPNDAPLLNKPIQHYKQMMVIFANGQATGKWAMGSNEPLGTPSDCAESSLKTEILNSGKTVTPEDTKSEGGVGNKRKRSMLAEEDVVLFTGMAEAVKDVADAIRSTKVEDSHPELYGAVMFVPGFTEEALMCAYGHLLDNKALGSAFVKMSDSHRELWLRTYLAKHYYM; this is encoded by the exons ATGGACTTGGAAGAGAAGAGACGCATTCTTTTTGCTCGTGCTGCTGCTCTTATCACTGCTATGTATGCCCTGCTGTTTgctagacttagaatgcttcagaGTCAGCGGCCTCAGATCAATTATGGTCCAATGAGCATTAGGGATGAGGAGCGCCAAAGGAACTTGAACTTAATTTACAACTACAATGATATAGAGTGTGTGAACATGCTTAGAATGAGAAGGGCACCCTTTTTTAGTTTGTGCAACTTGCTTAGGGAGAAGAAGCTACTTGCTGACAACATAAATTCTTGTGTTGAAGAGCAAGTTGCaatgtttctccatattgttGGTCATAACCAACGATTTAGAGTTGTAAAGCAAAATTGGAGAAGGTCTATAGAGACAGTCCACCGCCATTTTAAAGACGTGTTGTATGCTATTGGTGAGCTTAGACAAGAGATGATTAGACCTCCAAGCAATGAGACACCAGTAAAGATTAGCAACAGCCATAGATGGTATCCTTACTTTAAG GCTATGGCTGAGGAGATGATGCCTGCTGATGACCTTGTGTTCCCTGGACTGGATGGTGGTCTTTTGGCTGGTGACAATGTGGTTGCTGGGGATGATGTGACTGGTTTCATACCAGCATCACAGGAACCTGCTCAGCAGAGGACCTCTCTGAGGTGGACTGAGCCCATGTCTGCCTTTGTGCTGAAGCAGATGTGCCAGCTCATTACCACTGGAGTGAGGACTGATAAGGGCTTCAAAGAAGTGCACCTGAACAAGGTGGCAAAGGCCCTGCAAGAGTTCTGTGGTCATGAAGTTAGTGGTACCCAGGTGTACAACCACctgaggaagtggaggcagaggTGGGTGAAACTGTCCAAGCTGAGGGACCTTAGTGGAGCTCAGTGGGATGAGGACAACTGCATGATTGTTCTTGAGGAGGAACACTACAATGGTCATACCAAG GACCACCCCAATGATGCTCCACTGCTCAACAAGCCCATACAACACtacaagcagatgatggtcatctttGCCAATGGTCAGGCAACAGGCAAGTGGGCTATGGGCTCCAATGAGCCACTTGGCACACCATCTGACTGTGCTGAGAGCTCACTGAAGACTGAGATCCTGAACAGTGGCAAGACTGTGACTCCTGAGGATACCAAGAGTGAGGGAGGAGTTGGTAACAAGAGGAAGAGATCCATGCTGGCAGAAGAGGATGTTGTTCTGTTCACTGGCATGGCAGAGGCAGTGAAGGATGTTGCTGATGCTATTAGGTCGACCAAGGTTGAGGATTCCCACCCTGAGCTGTATGGTGCTGTTATGTTTGTGCCAGGCTTCACTGAAGAAGCACTGATGTGTGCTTATGGCCATCTGCTGGATAACAAGGCCTTGGGTTCAGCTTTTGTCAAGATGTCTGACTCCCACCGTGAGCTGTGGCTAAGGACCTACTTGGCCAAGCACTACTACATGTGA
- the LOC136527572 gene encoding protein ALP1-like isoform X2: MDLEEKRRILFARAAALITAMYALLFARLRMLQSQRPQINYGPMSIRDEERQRNLNLIYNYNDIECVNMLRMRRAPFFSLCNLLREKKLLADNINSCVEEQVAMFLHIVGHNQRFRVVKQNWRRSIETVHRHFKDVLYAIGELRQEMIRPPSNETPVKISNSHRWYPYFKDCIGAIDGTHVFAKVPAKMQAAFRGRKNAPTQNVLAAVSFDLKFTYVLAGWEGSAHDATILADALQREDGLRVPPGKFFLVDAGYACRPGFLPPYRGCRYHLKEYGNRNYPTNPKELYNLRHSSLRVTVERAFGALKNRFRIIDTNKPFHRLRTQIKLVLACCIMHNWILSFGVDEVIPEEFSWVPNDTNSQPHPAHMDDNAAWALQRDEWANHMWANRGLSRI, encoded by the exons ATGGACTTGGAAGAGAAGAGACGCATTCTTTTTGCTCGTGCTGCTGCTCTTATCACTGCTATGTATGCCCTGCTGTTTgctagacttagaatgcttcagaGTCAGCGGCCTCAGATCAATTATGGTCCAATGAGCATTAGGGATGAGGAGCGCCAAAGGAACTTGAACTTAATTTACAACTACAATGATATAGAGTGTGTGAACATGCTTAGAATGAGAAGGGCACCCTTTTTTAGTTTGTGCAACTTGCTTAGGGAGAAGAAGCTACTTGCTGACAACATAAATTCTTGTGTTGAAGAGCAAGTTGCaatgtttctccatattgttGGTCATAACCAACGATTTAGAGTTGTAAAGCAAAATTGGAGAAGGTCTATAGAGACAGTCCACCGCCATTTTAAAGACGTGTTGTATGCTATTGGTGAGCTTAGACAAGAGATGATTAGACCTCCAAGCAATGAGACACCAGTAAAGATTAGCAACAGCCATAGATGGTATCCTTACTTTAAG GACTGCATTGGGGCCATTGATGGGACTCATGTATTTGCCAAAGTTCCAGCCAAGATGCAAGCTGCATTTAGGGGTAGAAAGAATGCCCCCACACAAAATGTGCTAGCAGCAGTTAGCTTTGACTTGAAATTTACCTATGTGCTGGCTGGTTGGGAGGGATCAGCTCATGATGCCACAATTCTTGCTGATGCATTACAGAGAGAGGATGGGTTGAGGGTTCCACCAG GCAAATTCTTCTTAGTAGATGCTGGATATGCTTGTCGGCCTGGATTTCTTCCTCCTTATCGAGGTTGTAGGTACCATCTTAAAGAATATGGGAATAGGAACTACCCAACCAACCCAAAAGAGTTGTATAATTTGAGGCACTCTAGTTTGAGAGTAACTGTAGAAAGGGCATTTGGGGCTCTGAAGAACCGTTTTCGCATCATTGACACCAACAAACCATTCCATCGCTTGAGGACACAAATCAAGCTTGTGCTTGCATGTTGTATAATGCATAACTGGATCCTTAGTTTTGGGGTTGATGAGGTTATTCCAGAAGAGTTCTCTTGGGTACCAAATGACACAAACAGTCAGCCCCATCCTGCTCATATGGATGACAATGCTGCCTGGGCACTTCAGAGGGATGAATGGGCTAATCACATGTGGGCTAATAGGGGTCTTTCTAGAATCTAG
- the LOC136527573 gene encoding palmitoyl-acyl carrier protein thioesterase, chloroplastic-like — protein sequence MAGSLAASAFFPGPGASPAASAKTSKNLAGELPDNLSVRGIVAKPNTPSGNMQVKAQAQALPKVNGAKVNLKNASPDKEEATPYTAPKTFYNQLPDWSMLLAAVTTIFLAAEKQWTLLDWKPKKPDMLVDTFGFGRIIQDGLVFRQNFLIRSYEIGADRTASIETLMNHLQETALNHVKTAGLLGDGFGATPEMSKRNLIWVVSKIQLLVEQYPSWGDMVQVDTWVAAAGKNGMRRDWHVRDYNSGRTILRATSVWVMMNKNTRRLSKMPDEVRAEIGPYFNGRSAITDEQSEKLAKPGSTSDGDTMKQFIRKGLTPRWGDLDVNQHVNNVKYIGWILESAPISILEKHELVSMTLDYRKECGRDSVLQSLTTVAGECVDSHADSTIQCDHLLQLESGADIVKAHTEWRPKRAHGEGNMCFFPAEST from the exons ATGGCTGGCTCCCTTGCTGCCTCAGCCTTCTTCCCTGGCCCAGGGGCTTCTCCGGCAGCGTCCGCGAAAACATCGAAGAACTTGGCTGGTGAATTACCGGATAATTTGAGTGTCCGTGGTATTGTCGCAAAGCCTAACACCCCTTCTGGCAACATGCAAGTGAAGGCTCAAGCACAGGCCCTTCCCAAGGTTAATGGCGCCAAGGTTAACCTCAAGAATGCAAGCCCAGACAAAGAGGAGGCGACACCCTACACTGCTCCCAAGACATTCTACAACCAACTGCCAGATTGGAGCATGCTTCTTGCGGCTGTCACTACCATATTCCTGGCAGCAGAGAAGCAGTGGACATTGCTTGATTGGAAGCCTAAGAAACCCGACATGCTTGTTGATACATTTGGTTTTGGTAGGATCATCCAGGATGGGCTGGTGTTTAGGCAAAACTTCTTGATTCGATCCTATGAGATTGGTGCTGATCGTACGGCTTCTATAGAGACATTAATGAATCATCTACAG GAAACAGCTCTTAACCATGTGAAGACAGCTGGCCTTCTTGGAGATGGTTTTGGTGCCACGCCAGAGATGAGCAAGCGAAACTTGATCTGGGTTGTCAGCAAAATTCAGCTTCTTGTTGAGCAATATCCCTCGTG GGGAGATATGGTTCAAGTGGACACATGGGTAGCTGCTGCTGGAAAAAATGGCATGCGTCGAGATTGGCATGTTCGTGACTACAACTCTGGACGTACAATCTTGAGAGCTACAAG TGTTTGGGTGATGATGAATAAGAACACTAGAAGGCTTTCGAAAATGCCAGATGAAGTTAGGGCTGAGATAGGCCCATATTTCAATGGCCGCTCAGCCATAACAGATGAGCAAAGTGAGAAGCTGGCTAAGCCAGGGAGCACTTCTGATGGTGATACTATGAAGCAGTTCATAAGAAAGGGGCTCACT CCTAGGTGGGGTGACCTTGATGTCAACCAGCACGTGAACAACGTCAAGTATATTGGTTGGATTCTTGAG AGTGCTCCGATTTCGATCCTGGAAAAGCATGAGCTTGTGAGCATGACGCTGGATTACAGGAAGGAGTGTGGCCGTGACAGCGTGCTGCAGTCGCTCACCACCGTTGCAGGTGAATGCGTGGACAGCCACGCAGACTCCACTATCCAGTGCGACCACCTGCTCCAGCTGGAATCAGGAGCCGATATCGTGAAGGCGCACACAGAATGGCGCCCGAAGCGGGCGCACGGTGAGGGGAACATGTGTTTTTTCCCGGCGGAGAGCACATGA